One part of the Sphingobacterium sp. LZ7M1 genome encodes these proteins:
- a CDS encoding YihY/virulence factor BrkB family protein codes for MKKIHQHLLYVKPYDRFIEWTKSATLPGFGKLPLYTVMVFFFQEIARESIINKASSLAYNFMLAVFPGIIFLFTLIPYIPVDNFQEQLMELIQLALPNNAYEILETTLEDIIKRQNSGLLSAGFVLCTFFATNGMTTLMMSFNKASLSKESRTWFQRRIVALALSLAIVLALAVGIALYAGSNYLINYLKTHIDYDLKWFWAFAIKVAQWIILFGIYFFTVSLIYKFGPSSTKKWKLFTPGATLATILAMLSFSFFTFYINNFGAYNKLYGSIGTLIVVMIWMYINALILIIGFELNASIALSKQSIKIVKPRVYNSFKPNKI; via the coding sequence ATGAAAAAAATTCACCAACATCTTCTGTACGTTAAGCCGTATGACAGATTTATCGAGTGGACCAAATCAGCCACCTTACCGGGATTTGGAAAATTACCGCTCTATACTGTCATGGTATTTTTCTTTCAGGAGATCGCTCGGGAATCCATCATCAATAAAGCCTCTTCCCTAGCCTACAACTTTATGTTGGCGGTATTTCCTGGAATTATTTTCCTTTTTACGCTGATCCCTTACATTCCTGTAGACAATTTTCAGGAACAATTGATGGAACTGATCCAGTTGGCTCTGCCAAACAATGCATACGAAATCCTGGAAACTACCTTAGAAGATATCATCAAGAGACAGAACAGTGGCTTGTTATCTGCCGGTTTTGTACTCTGTACATTTTTTGCGACCAATGGTATGACGACCCTGATGATGAGCTTTAATAAAGCATCCTTATCCAAAGAGTCCAGAACTTGGTTTCAAAGACGAATTGTAGCCCTAGCCCTATCCCTTGCCATCGTATTGGCCCTTGCCGTAGGAATTGCACTTTATGCCGGTTCAAACTACTTGATCAATTACCTGAAAACCCATATCGATTATGACCTGAAATGGTTTTGGGCATTTGCCATTAAAGTTGCTCAATGGATTATTTTATTTGGTATCTATTTTTTTACAGTGAGCCTTATTTATAAGTTTGGACCAAGTTCGACAAAAAAATGGAAGCTATTTACGCCCGGTGCAACCTTGGCTACGATATTGGCCATGTTGTCTTTTTCATTTTTTACCTTCTATATCAATAACTTCGGTGCGTACAACAAATTATACGGTTCTATCGGAACATTGATCGTCGTGATGATCTGGATGTACATCAACGCCCTGATCTTGATCATAGGTTTCGAATTAAATGCCAGTATTGCGCTTTCAAAGCAAAGCATTAAAATTGTTAAGCCGCGAGTATACAACTCATTTAAACCAAACAAAATTTAA
- a CDS encoding ATP-binding protein, whose translation MEDKDLQKRNKRNQNVRNILLSSIIILFITFVVFFIFSYIQYKSIQNKIQNIYTSVNSDQNNFTELLTIFSEAEDHFRLFSITYNINDYNSYRSKLITLKSAVDSLIKVRSEESKTFSDKNYHGRKLEDLLPKYSQLNSKLDSILVASETLKTFNIQANNETNISIPRPKEPAPIVANEPKKVVVKKKSLLKRIFQKGDDTITVETGTPTHTQQVTEQNANLKNIIKQGNTQAENRLKELKQTLTDIRKNERSLLADNFTLLHSANQLIRIIHEERIQIQRDKTDHELSILIARTDTFKWQIIISLTFVFIVICILVYYQFFTNYYERKLLDERVYASKLAEQKTDILAEITHEIRTPINSLIGIVDLLKSRKDLYQANDIHLLESAYTNITATSKTINDILNLSKIDQQNSIEAIHFDFVDLLIDVVETHRNHAEMKGIELAYELDKNQPTVIFSDEFKVRQIMSNLVSNAIKYSNGGKVVASAIVDDQSNLIFKVSDQGQGIPDALKKNIFKKYYTVNKSNKVEGGVGLGLYITKNIVSTLKGKINFKTNAGQGTTFKVEIPIPKPKFRRKTSLNIEKISDFSKDLSWLIVDDNALNLLYLKQFFSLHTHVKTATNGKEALEILSRFPIDVVVTDINMPVMTGDELLATVRANPAYNSVKIIATSSDNEQVKKLEKERQVLFDGILIKPFNERKLTEVIVKTIYPIFEDSDELRQES comes from the coding sequence ATGGAAGACAAGGATTTACAAAAGCGGAACAAGCGGAACCAGAACGTCAGAAATATCCTGTTGAGTTCAATAATTATATTGTTCATCACTTTTGTTGTCTTTTTTATCTTCTCCTATATACAGTACAAGAGCATACAGAACAAAATCCAGAACATTTACACTTCTGTAAACAGTGACCAAAATAACTTTACAGAATTACTGACCATATTCAGCGAGGCAGAAGACCATTTCAGGTTATTCTCCATTACCTATAATATCAATGACTATAATTCCTACCGTTCTAAACTGATAACCTTAAAGTCGGCGGTCGATTCATTGATCAAAGTACGAAGTGAGGAGTCCAAAACGTTTAGTGATAAAAATTACCATGGTCGCAAGCTGGAAGACCTCCTGCCTAAATACAGTCAGTTGAACAGCAAATTGGATTCTATCTTGGTCGCTTCAGAGACCCTGAAGACCTTTAATATCCAAGCGAACAATGAAACGAACATCAGCATCCCACGTCCTAAGGAACCTGCACCGATCGTTGCCAATGAGCCGAAGAAAGTCGTAGTCAAGAAGAAATCATTGTTAAAGCGGATCTTCCAAAAAGGGGATGATACCATTACGGTGGAAACAGGTACGCCTACGCATACCCAACAGGTAACTGAGCAGAACGCGAACCTGAAAAACATCATCAAGCAAGGCAATACGCAAGCTGAGAACAGGCTTAAAGAACTGAAACAAACCCTGACCGATATCCGGAAAAACGAAAGGTCACTTTTGGCAGATAACTTTACCCTATTGCACTCTGCCAATCAGCTGATCCGGATCATCCATGAAGAGCGCATACAGATCCAAAGAGACAAGACCGACCATGAGTTGAGCATCTTAATCGCTAGGACCGATACCTTCAAATGGCAGATCATTATATCCCTGACCTTTGTCTTTATCGTGATCTGTATCTTGGTTTATTACCAATTCTTTACCAACTACTATGAGCGTAAATTATTGGATGAACGCGTTTACGCCTCCAAATTGGCAGAACAGAAAACAGATATCCTGGCGGAGATTACCCATGAAATCCGGACCCCTATCAATTCGCTGATCGGCATCGTGGATCTATTGAAGAGCCGCAAGGACCTTTATCAGGCCAACGACATCCACTTGTTGGAATCGGCCTATACGAATATTACGGCGACCTCCAAAACCATCAATGATATCCTGAACCTGAGCAAAATAGACCAACAGAACAGCATTGAGGCCATTCACTTTGATTTCGTTGACCTGCTGATCGATGTGGTAGAAACCCATCGCAACCATGCCGAAATGAAAGGGATAGAATTGGCGTATGAGCTGGACAAAAATCAGCCAACGGTGATTTTCTCGGATGAATTTAAGGTCCGCCAGATCATGAGCAACCTGGTGAGCAACGCGATCAAATACTCGAATGGCGGAAAGGTGGTGGCTAGCGCGATCGTAGATGACCAGAGCAACCTGATCTTTAAGGTATCGGATCAAGGCCAGGGAATCCCTGATGCCCTGAAGAAGAACATCTTCAAGAAATACTATACGGTCAATAAGTCCAATAAGGTAGAAGGTGGCGTTGGATTAGGGCTATATATCACCAAAAATATTGTCAGCACATTAAAAGGAAAGATAAACTTTAAAACGAATGCCGGTCAAGGCACCACCTTTAAGGTAGAGATCCCTATTCCTAAACCGAAATTCCGTCGGAAGACCTCGTTGAACATTGAGAAAATCAGCGATTTTTCCAAGGATCTAAGTTGGCTAATCGTGGATGATAACGCCTTGAATTTACTGTATTTAAAGCAGTTCTTCTCGTTACATACCCATGTTAAGACAGCAACCAACGGAAAAGAGGCCTTAGAGATATTGAGCAGGTTTCCGATTGACGTTGTTGTTACCGATATCAACATGCCGGTGATGACCGGTGACGAATTATTGGCTACCGTAAGGGCGAACCCTGCCTACAACTCGGTTAAAATAATAGCCACATCTTCTGATAATGAGCAGGTTAAGAAGCTGGAGAAGGAGAGACAGGTCTTATTTGACGGAATTTTGATCAAGCCATTTAACGAGCGGAAACTGACCGAAGTGATTGTAAAAACGATCTATCCTATCTTTGAGGACAGCGACGAGTTACGTCAAGAATCCTAA
- the rpsA gene encoding 30S ribosomal protein S1, with product MAKKQEAEKELAAKNAELQGADTKVVKDTEKIESEADSNLIDEIKSNTWSTPSGDFDWDLDEKAFGNYSDAERTKLEEQYAGTFNQINQGEIIEGIVVSINNKDVVLNIGFKSDGLVALSEFRDLPDLKIGDTVDVFVESQEDANGQLVLSRKRAKTQKSWEEINEALENDKVIDGFVKSRTKGGLIVDIKGVEAFLPGSQIDIKPIRDYDVYVGKTMEFKVVKINHEFKNVVVSHKVLIEDDLENQKSEIVAKLEKGQVLEGTVKNITDFGVFIDLGGVDGLLHITDISWGRIEHPKEVLALDQTINVVVLDFDDEKKRIALGLKQLSEHPWESLDKNLEIGSKVKGKIVTVADYGAFLEIIPGVEGLIHVSEMSWSQNLRSPQEFLKVGDEIEAEILTLDREERKMSLGIKQLTPDPWQNITERYPVGSKQSAVVKNMTNFGVFVELEDGIDGLIHISDLSWSKKVNHPNEFTKVGERLEVVVLELDEENRKLSLGHKQLEENPWDTFETIFTEGSVHEGTVIKVGDKGDIVALQYGVEGFCPNKHSVKEDGSALKVDEVAEFKIIEFNKENKRLVISHSRIWEDAKAEARIEEFNARKKEAKTANAAVKKVKDSVEKSTLGDLDVLAQLKEQMEDDEKKSK from the coding sequence ATGGCAAAAAAACAAGAAGCAGAAAAAGAGTTAGCGGCAAAAAATGCAGAGCTACAAGGTGCTGACACAAAAGTTGTGAAGGACACTGAAAAGATTGAGTCTGAGGCAGATTCAAATTTAATCGATGAGATTAAATCAAACACTTGGAGTACTCCATCAGGAGACTTCGACTGGGATCTTGATGAAAAAGCTTTTGGTAACTACAGTGATGCGGAACGTACTAAACTAGAAGAGCAGTACGCTGGCACATTCAACCAAATCAATCAAGGTGAGATTATTGAAGGTATCGTTGTATCTATCAATAACAAAGATGTTGTTTTAAACATCGGTTTCAAATCAGACGGTCTAGTAGCATTATCTGAGTTCCGTGACTTACCTGACTTAAAAATCGGTGATACGGTTGATGTATTTGTTGAATCGCAAGAGGATGCAAATGGTCAATTAGTATTATCACGCAAACGTGCTAAAACACAAAAATCTTGGGAAGAGATCAACGAGGCTTTGGAGAACGACAAAGTTATCGATGGTTTTGTTAAATCACGTACAAAAGGTGGTTTAATTGTAGACATCAAAGGTGTTGAGGCATTCTTACCAGGATCTCAAATTGATATCAAACCTATCCGTGACTATGATGTTTACGTAGGTAAAACTATGGAGTTCAAAGTTGTTAAGATCAACCATGAGTTCAAAAACGTAGTTGTATCACACAAAGTATTGATCGAAGACGATTTGGAAAACCAAAAATCAGAGATCGTTGCGAAATTGGAAAAAGGACAAGTATTGGAAGGTACTGTTAAAAATATCACTGACTTCGGTGTGTTCATCGACTTGGGTGGTGTTGACGGATTACTTCACATTACAGACATCTCTTGGGGCCGTATCGAGCATCCAAAAGAGGTGTTGGCTTTAGACCAAACTATCAACGTTGTAGTTCTTGACTTTGATGACGAGAAAAAACGTATTGCATTAGGTTTGAAACAACTTTCAGAGCACCCTTGGGAATCTTTAGACAAGAACTTAGAAATCGGTTCTAAAGTAAAAGGTAAGATCGTTACTGTAGCTGACTACGGTGCTTTCTTAGAAATCATCCCAGGAGTAGAAGGATTAATCCACGTTTCTGAAATGTCTTGGTCTCAAAACTTACGTTCTCCACAAGAATTCTTGAAAGTAGGTGACGAAATCGAAGCTGAAATCTTGACTTTGGACCGTGAAGAGCGCAAAATGAGCTTAGGTATCAAACAATTGACTCCAGATCCTTGGCAGAACATCACTGAACGTTACCCAGTTGGTTCAAAACAATCAGCAGTTGTTAAGAACATGACTAACTTCGGTGTATTCGTTGAGTTAGAAGACGGAATCGATGGTTTAATTCACATTTCTGACCTTTCATGGTCTAAGAAAGTTAACCACCCTAACGAATTCACTAAAGTTGGTGAAAGATTAGAGGTTGTGGTATTAGAATTAGACGAAGAAAACCGTAAGCTTTCTTTAGGTCACAAACAATTAGAGGAAAACCCTTGGGATACTTTCGAAACAATCTTCACTGAAGGTTCAGTTCACGAAGGTACTGTAATCAAAGTTGGTGACAAAGGTGATATCGTAGCTTTACAATATGGTGTTGAAGGATTCTGCCCTAACAAACACTCTGTAAAAGAAGACGGTTCAGCATTGAAAGTTGACGAAGTTGCTGAATTCAAAATCATTGAATTCAACAAAGAAAACAAACGTCTAGTGATTTCTCACTCTCGTATTTGGGAAGATGCTAAAGCTGAAGCTCGTATCGAAGAGTTCAACGCTCGTAAAAAAGAAGCTAAAACTGCTAACGCAGCAGTGAAAAAAGTTAAAGATTCAGTTGAGAAATCAACTCTAGGTGATCTTGACGTATTAGCTCAATTGAAAGAGCAAATGGAAGACGACGAGAAAAAATCTAAATAA